A portion of the Oncorhynchus gorbuscha isolate QuinsamMale2020 ecotype Even-year linkage group LG19, OgorEven_v1.0, whole genome shotgun sequence genome contains these proteins:
- the LOC124006162 gene encoding zinc finger protein 668-like codes for MRCQDCGQQFTRWEAFKTHLRKHVLEEAMAEEEEQRQSIKRSLEINGSNGNAETAAPEKKQKNYDHGDYKDNSDVDVEGDEEDEEFFDSSWQVRPSEIVTVRPRVAMLSEEEKPVFSSSHRVYACSICGKVYSYLESFRNHQKTHEKEGKKQPTENKCPDCGKVFARPSLLATHLKVHRPPVPMEPSTLKCDQCVKNFNSLQTYLIHMDLHKQKPFWCLACAKGFRDELSLDKHLQGHNLRRHKCDLCEKSFRVPAELRYHYNTHTGAKPYKCTLCKKNFSQLGNLITHRKKHVGVYVGASKTPLGPRNHLFAGRRRVTEMKRLVFTGMGNTDEAEVIDMLQEHQEEEEEEEEEEDIDLGEEESGSEELGSESSSEDSGSESSSEDSGAEESSSGSGLSKSDSSDSSGSDSSDDSNSSGSGVEEEEQEGKEETVLEAHVAVQQKRPKEWECFECGEGFDQESALHLHYMKHASGELPVQ; via the coding sequence ATGAGGTGTCAGGACTGTGGGCAGCAGTTCACTCGCTGGGAGGCCTTCAAGACTCACCTGCGTAAGCATGTTCTGGAGGAGGCGATGGCGGAAGAGGAGGAACAAAGGCAGAGCATTAAGAGATCTCTGGAGATTAATGGGAGCAATGGCAATGCGGAAACGGCAGCACCTGAGAAAAAGCAGAAAAATTATGACCATGGTGATTACAAAGATAACAGTGACGTAGACGTGGAAGGTGATGAAGAAGATGAAGAGTTCTTCGACAGTTCCTGGCAGGTCAGACCATCGGAGATCGTCACAGTTCGCCCGCGCGTCGCCATgctgtctgaggaggagaagcCAGTCTTCAGCAGCTCCCACAGGGTCTATGCATGCTCCATCTGTGGGAAGGTCTACTCCTACCTTGAGTCGTTTAGAAATCACCAGAAGACGCAtgaaaaagaaggaaaaaaacaaCCCACAGAGAACAAGTGCCCGGACTGTGGGAAGGTCTTTGCTCGCCCGTCCCTTCTGGCGACTCACTTGAAAGTGCACAGGCCTCCTGTGCCGATGGAACCCTCCACTCTGAAGTGTGATCAGTGTGTAAAAAACTTCAATTCCCTGCAGACGTATTTGATCCACATGGACCTGCACAAGCAGAAGCCCTTCTGGTGCCTGGCCTGTGCTAAGGGCTTTAGGGATGAGCTCTCTCTGGACAAACACCTGCAGGGCCACAACCTGAGGCGCCACAAGTGTGACCTCTGTGAAAAGTCTTTCCGCGTTCCCGCTGAGCTCCGCTACCACTACAATACTCACACCGGCGCCAAGCCCTACAAATGCACGCTCTGCAAGAAGAACTTCTCTCAGCTGGGCAACCTCATCACGCATCGGAAAAAGCACGTAGGGGTCTACGTCGGGGCCAGCAAGACCCCACTGGGACCCAGGAACCACCTGTTTGCTGGGAGGAGAAGGGTGACTGAGATGAAGAGGCTGGTGTTCACAGGGATGGGTAACACAGATGAGGCGGAGGTGATAGATATGCTTCAGGAACatcaagaggaggaggaggaggaggaagaagaagaggatatTGATTTGGGTGAGGAGGAATCTGGATCAGAAGAGTTGGGGTCTGAGTCTAGTTCTGAAGACTCTGGGTCTGAGTCTAGTTCTGAAGACTCTGGAGCTGAGGAGTCGTCGTCGGGTTCGGGATTATCTAAATCAGATTCATCAGACTCTTCTGGATCTGATTCCTCTGACGACTCTAATTCCTCTGGAtcgggagtggaggaggaggagcaagagggGAAAGAAGAGACCGTATTAGAAGCACATGTGGCGGTGCAACAGAAAAGACCTAAAGAATGGGAGTGTTTTGAATGTGGTGAAGGGTTTGATCAAGAGTCAGCGTTGCACCTGCACTATATGAAACACGCCAGTGGGGAGCTGCCAGTACAATGA